The nucleotide window AGGTTCAGCACGGTCACGCGCTCGCCGCCCATACGGCCGGCCATGCGCATGCCCTTGAACACGCGGCTCGGGGTCGACGAGGCGCCGATCGAGCCGGGCTTGCGGTGGTTGCGGTGCGAACCGTGCGAGGCGGAGACGCCCTTGAAGTTGTGGCGCTTCATGACACCGGCGAAGCCCTTGCCCTTGCTCGTGCCGACGACGTCGACGAGCTGGCCGGCCTCGAAGGCGCCTTCGACTGTGAGCTCCTGGCCGGCCGCGTACTCGCCGGCGTCGGCGGTGCGGACCTCGGCGAGGTGGCGGCGCGGCGTGACGCCGGCCTTCTCGAAGTGGCCGGTGAGCGGCTTGGTGACCTTGCGCGGGTCGATGGCACCGGCGGCGATCTGCACGGCGGAGTAGCCGTCGGCCTCGGGGGTGCGGACCTGGGTGACCACGTTGGGGGCGATCTCGATGACGGTGACCGGGATGAGCTTGTTGTTCTCGTCCCACACCTGGGTCATGCCGAGCTTGGTGCCGAGCAGACCCTTCACGTTCTTGGTAGCGGTGGACATCAGATACCTCAGAGCTTGATCTCGATGTTGACGTCGGCGGGGAGGTCGAGGCGCATGAGCGAGTCGACGGCCTTCGGCGTCGGGTCGACGATGTCGATGAGGCGCTTGTGGGTGCGCTTCTCGAAGTGCTCGCGGCTGTCCTTGTACTTGTGGGGCGAGCGGATGACGCACACCACGTTCTTCTCGGTCGGAAGCGGCACCGGGCCGACGACCTGGGCGCCCGCGCGGGTCACCGTGTCGACGATCTTCCGGGCCGAGCTGTCGATGACCTCATGGTCGTACGACTTCAGTCGAATGCGGATCTTCTGTCCCGCCATCTCGGACTCTCTCTTTCGGTCAAGGCGTCTTACCCCTTCCGAGGGCATTGGACGCCGCGTAGTACTTGATGCACCACTGTTCTTCTGTCAAAGCTCGTCGATCGAACCTGTCCGCACCACCGCGGGCATCCGCCCATGGTGTCGACACGCTCGACCCCGAGCTCCCCGACCCCCGCGCTCGGGCGTGTCGCCCTCGCGGCGGACATGGATCACCCATATCCGTTTCGGTGTCGGTTGTCGTTCTGCTTCCCGCGGCCTAGCCTGACCCCGCATCCCCGGAGCGTTTCACGCTCGGATCCGAGTGGCTATGCACTGCCTGGAAGTGATTCGAACGAGCGCGCACGAAGGCACGCGT belongs to Agromyces archimandritae and includes:
- the rpsJ gene encoding 30S ribosomal protein S10 → MAGQKIRIRLKSYDHEVIDSSARKIVDTVTRAGAQVVGPVPLPTEKNVVCVIRSPHKYKDSREHFEKRTHKRLIDIVDPTPKAVDSLMRLDLPADVNIEIKL
- the rplC gene encoding 50S ribosomal protein L3; this encodes MSTATKNVKGLLGTKLGMTQVWDENNKLIPVTVIEIAPNVVTQVRTPEADGYSAVQIAAGAIDPRKVTKPLTGHFEKAGVTPRRHLAEVRTADAGEYAAGQELTVEGAFEAGQLVDVVGTSKGKGFAGVMKRHNFKGVSASHGSHRNHRKPGSIGASSTPSRVFKGMRMAGRMGGERVTVLNLRVHAVDAEKGLLLVKGAVPGARGRLVFVRNAVKGA